From the Desulfohalovibrio reitneri genome, one window contains:
- a CDS encoding 4Fe-4S dicluster domain-containing protein yields MMEAKFIPGDKVPAWLAELAKERRTAVPRREGGAVVFRPFDPDQPVPLGRQATTPPKGSVFPQCEPLMVFRYEKDPASPDTSQVRVKETIDETPRLVVGGRPCDARGFATFDRVYDAEDVKDLNYLARREHTAFITMACPRPSSTCFCHWVGSGPADTECSDVLMTPVEGGYVLEPVTETGGELLQSSLLEDAGKRLDEAHAVHKRAAEGLGEAPDLSETPGKLLELFDDMGFWEEVSAKCISCGACTYLCPTCYCFNITDEACGAEGARLRTWDNCMSYQFTMEASGHNPRPTKAHRLKNRVGHKFSYYPTIHGGAIACCGCGRCIKHCPVSVDIREIVLKATAAESAEQE; encoded by the coding sequence GTGATGGAAGCCAAGTTCATCCCCGGCGACAAGGTCCCGGCCTGGCTGGCGGAGCTGGCCAAAGAGCGCCGGACCGCCGTCCCCCGCCGCGAAGGCGGGGCCGTGGTCTTTCGGCCCTTCGACCCGGACCAGCCGGTTCCCCTGGGCCGCCAGGCCACCACGCCGCCCAAGGGCTCGGTCTTTCCCCAGTGCGAGCCGCTGATGGTCTTTCGCTACGAGAAGGACCCGGCCAGCCCGGACACAAGCCAGGTGCGGGTCAAGGAGACCATCGACGAGACGCCGAGGCTGGTGGTGGGCGGCCGCCCTTGCGACGCGCGCGGCTTCGCCACCTTCGACCGGGTGTACGACGCCGAGGACGTCAAGGACCTCAACTACCTGGCGCGGCGCGAGCACACCGCCTTCATCACCATGGCCTGCCCCAGGCCCTCCTCCACCTGCTTCTGCCACTGGGTGGGCTCCGGCCCGGCGGACACCGAGTGTTCCGACGTGCTCATGACCCCGGTGGAGGGCGGCTACGTGCTGGAGCCGGTGACCGAGACCGGCGGGGAGCTGCTGCAAAGCTCCTTGCTGGAGGACGCCGGGAAGCGGCTGGACGAGGCGCACGCCGTGCACAAGCGGGCGGCCGAGGGCCTGGGCGAGGCCCCGGATCTTTCGGAGACGCCCGGCAAGCTGCTGGAGCTGTTCGACGACATGGGCTTCTGGGAGGAGGTCTCGGCCAAATGCATCAGCTGCGGGGCCTGCACCTACCTCTGCCCCACCTGCTACTGCTTCAACATCACCGACGAGGCGTGCGGGGCGGAAGGGGCCAGGCTGCGCACCTGGGACAACTGCATGTCCTACCAGTTCACCATGGAGGCCAGCGGCCACAACCCCCGCCCCACCAAGGCCCACAGGCTGAAGAACCGCGTGGGGCACAAGTTCAGCTACTATCCCACCATCCACGGCGGGGCCATCGCCTGCTGCGGCTGCGGCCGCTGCATAAAGCACTGCCCCGTGTCCGTGGACATCCGCGAAATCGTTCTCAAAGCCACGGCCGCCGAGTCGGCCGAGCAGGAGTAG
- a CDS encoding 4Fe-4S dicluster domain-containing protein codes for MSLLDEMKGRIKERLPELDVVIGWQRGFDPLHATPLFMRGEEDVDRLVLDPLCVHNLATYLTGLRDKKVGVVVKGCDSRSVIELLQEKLLDRENITVFGFPCEGVVSLKKIAREVDLDLVEDARVEGDTVKVTVDGGEKSFPLAEVAADKCGRCRYHNALLSDEFVGEPVTEPEADEYADVAEFESRPLEERAGHWREAMQRCIRCYACRNACPLCVCRDHCVAHCRDPHWITEQDTVDEKWFFQVIHAMHLAGRCTECGECERACPVGIPLLLLKRKLNKEVEELFDYRAGTKVEATPPLMAFQVEEENINERGW; via the coding sequence ATGTCCCTTCTGGATGAGATGAAAGGCCGCATCAAAGAGCGGCTGCCCGAGCTGGACGTGGTCATCGGCTGGCAGCGGGGATTCGATCCCCTGCACGCCACGCCGCTGTTCATGCGCGGCGAGGAGGACGTGGACCGGCTGGTGCTGGATCCGCTGTGCGTGCACAACCTGGCCACCTACCTCACCGGCCTGCGGGACAAGAAGGTGGGCGTGGTGGTCAAGGGCTGCGACAGCCGCTCGGTCATCGAGCTCTTGCAGGAAAAGCTTCTGGACCGCGAAAACATCACGGTATTCGGCTTTCCCTGCGAGGGGGTGGTCAGCCTGAAGAAGATCGCCCGCGAGGTCGACCTGGACCTGGTGGAGGACGCCCGGGTCGAGGGCGACACCGTAAAAGTGACCGTGGACGGCGGGGAGAAATCGTTCCCCCTGGCCGAGGTGGCCGCGGACAAGTGCGGCCGCTGCCGCTACCACAACGCCCTGCTCTCGGACGAGTTCGTGGGCGAGCCGGTGACCGAGCCGGAGGCGGACGAGTACGCCGACGTGGCCGAGTTCGAGTCCAGGCCGCTGGAAGAGCGGGCCGGGCACTGGCGTGAGGCCATGCAGCGCTGCATCCGCTGCTACGCCTGCCGCAACGCCTGCCCCCTGTGCGTCTGCCGCGACCACTGCGTGGCCCACTGCCGCGACCCGCACTGGATCACCGAGCAGGACACGGTGGACGAGAAGTGGTTCTTCCAGGTCATCCACGCCATGCACCTGGCCGGGCGCTGCACCGAGTGCGGCGAGTGCGAGCGGGCCTGCCCCGTGGGCATTCCCCTCCTGCTGCTCAAGCGCAAGCTGAACAAGGAAGTCGAGGAGCTGTTCGACTACCGCGCTGGCACCAAGGTGGAGGCCACGCCGCCGCTGATGGCCTTCCAGGTGGAAGAGGAAAACATCAACGAGAGGGGGTGGTGA
- a CDS encoding hydrogenase iron-sulfur subunit, translated as MPAATGDELRIVGFLCNWCSYGGADTAGVGRFQQPTDLRIIRVPCSGRIDPLFILRALFHGADGVLVSGCHPRDCHYSEGNLYARRRLEVLKRFLPILGMDERRFEYTWVSASEGKKWQTVVHKFTEAIHELGPAPALSEAQVARAQAVAADAA; from the coding sequence ATGCCGGCAGCCACTGGTGACGAGCTTCGAATAGTCGGCTTTCTGTGCAACTGGTGCTCCTACGGGGGCGCGGACACCGCCGGGGTGGGCCGCTTCCAGCAGCCCACGGACCTGCGCATCATCCGCGTGCCCTGCTCGGGCCGCATCGACCCGCTGTTCATCCTCCGCGCCCTGTTCCACGGGGCGGACGGGGTGCTGGTCTCGGGCTGCCACCCGCGCGACTGCCACTACTCCGAGGGCAACCTCTACGCCAGGCGCAGGCTGGAGGTGCTGAAGCGCTTCCTGCCCATCCTGGGCATGGACGAGCGGCGGTTCGAGTACACCTGGGTCTCGGCCTCGGAAGGCAAGAAATGGCAGACGGTGGTGCACAAGTTCACCGAGGCCATCCACGAACTCGGCCCCGCGCCCGCCCTGAGCGAAGCGCAGGTGGCCCGGGCGCAAGCCGTGGCGGCGGACGCCGCCTGA